The Engystomops pustulosus chromosome 3, aEngPut4.maternal, whole genome shotgun sequence region ATTTAGCCCGGCAGATTTTCATTTGTCATTATATTATATTCCTGCCGATGCCCAGGGGCGTCATTTTTCACACACTTTTTTGTGCTTTTAAAGCATTTTCAatccgtttttcatgcgcagacaACGCCCATAAAAAACCTCATGATTGTGGTCTAATTTTTTTATCTAAAACTTGTGCAGATATCCTCCatcattttacattttgttttttgcatCAAGTGGATGGACTTTGTATAAAACCCATCCATAATGCTGGTACTGTAAATCATTGTTGGTTACCCATGAGAGATATAACAGCAGCTAACCTACATAATTGTTTGAAAGGAGTAAATTGGGGGGTTATTGTGCACCAGTTGTGATACTCCCCCCATCGGTGCACCCATATATAAGAGGCTTCAGTGTAGGATGCTGCTATAGCCTGGCGTGAGCAAGTTGAAGCccactgtccctccatgcccaAGGATAGGTTTCCATTTGCACCGATTTTAAGAAAGGCTCTGAGTCCCCATTCTGGCGAGCCTAGGGGTCTACTGACAATATCTAACCGTCCTTTAGATAGTTGGTGAATGGCGATTGTGGCCCAAAAATGTTGCTATTTAGCTACAAGAAGCAGTTAAAATACAACACATAGTAAAGGTCAGATGAATAACGCAAACCtaggaaagaacgtgcaaactgcgtgTGCATGTAattttaaagtgtttgcgccaggtTTGTGTTGCATCTGAACTGTgttcgacaagacagaaaaaatgtgcacctgaggcacacatggcgttttgtttGCATTTAAAGCATGTATTTTCAAACAGCTgcagaggagatttgcccaattacattgtttACAACATTGCCTTTACAAAGCACaagtgttaacgcaatgttaacatgcACGTTAATAAAGCGTTGACAAATACATATGTTAACATTGCGATAATGCGTGTGTTAACAACGTGTTAACacatgttttgtaaacacaatgtcgacaacaatgtaattaggcaaatctcctcttcagctgtttgaaaacgcatgcgttaaacgcaaacaaaacgcaacgtgtgtgaccgcagcctaaaggGCTGTTAGGTGGTTAGTcatacatgcaccacaattctgtatgACGAGCGCCACATTttgccgcaccctgcacactgTTTAATCAGTTTGCACTGataaaatgtgggccattgtgtttgTACCTTATTTTACAGTCTTTTTTTCTGTTAGGGTATTAGGTTGAAGCACAATCTTTTCTGAGCTGTGGAGACTTGGCAGGACTATACTATGTTTGACATCTCTTAAAACATAAAACCCAATTCACACACCAGATGATATCAGCTCACAACAGGGGGCACGTAAAGGGACAGTCCTCTCTGCGTCCCACGACAATAGACAGCATTAAAAGTAGTGCATAGCAAGCAATCTGACACGTTTCTGACCGTCAAGGTCCTAAGGACTGCTATGCACTACTTTTATTGCTCTACTGTATATGTGACAAATAAAGCTGGATGTCGATTTTGCAAAGACGGTGGAGTGCCCACTTTTCTTCTGAGGTATTGTTCATCTATTTCTTAAAACATGTCAGGAGATTTGCTGATCAGGGTGATGACCCtgtagggtgcggtcacatgtggagTCTGTGATGCATTTTTACACATGTCATCATGCATTTAGCTGGAttgaaatttttcatttttcttcattgctggaagtgtaagcagctgtgaaaatgctaacacggctgcttacacttccaacaataaaaaaaaataatacttttaATCCAGCCAAAACGCATGTAAAAACACATCACAAATGCCATGCCACtcgctctcccagcaatcaagAAAATAGACACGTTACACCCCTGGTCACCAGAATCCACTGTTCATGTCAAGTCAGACAGTTTTGTAATTGACAGAAGCTTTTCAATAGGATTATCTATATATGCAGTTATTGTGCTCAGTAAAAGTTAATGTTGCATAAAGTACCTTGTTAAGGTGTATTCCCTGAGTCCTGAGTGTAAGTTCATGGCGGAAAAAGTGCCAATACAGCCACGAAGACGCTTGTCACGCCCAGCCTTCCATGTGACAAATAGAGGGCTACAGGTGAGGAAAAAAGATACAGTATGATAAAGCACAGGATAAAATATAATACACCGGGGAGAACTGTATAAAAGAAAAACCTGACACCAGGCgaatggacacacacacacatacaaagctAACACCGGCCAACATATTTATACTTCcctctaaaaaaataaatgttcatggaagccttattattattataatatcttCTTCTACGAACGTCTATGATTTAATGGAGGACATGGGGACAAATCATCTTTTGAAGGGGATTTCCCACTatataaacttaaagggaacttttcaTCTACTTTTATCCCAGTAAACTAGTAGCcccctcatgtagggtatgaaatgtcctatcACTCCTTTATGTAAAATCTCCAAAGTCAAGGGAAAATGAGTAGAAAATGGTCATCTTTAGTCAGGGATGAGTCAGGCTCAGAGGCTGGAGAGGGAGCGTTACTTTAGATTCTTATATCTTGGGTTTTATAGCAGCTAGAAGTATGGCAAAGCAGAGAATATTTGAGgaggatttatcatacaccagtacATGGTGCACCAGTGTATTATGTTCCTCCTACTGGATCTATCCAAAGGttctggcctcctgataaatctggcaGGGGTTGTGCCGTGAgcagttctatgccaggtccacGTCACCCTTCATGCCCACTTGGGTGGCGTAAAGGGGTAAGCAGGCCCAATTCCTGGCCGTAAGCCTATTTCAGGACTTGTAACCAGAAAACTGCCTACAAGCCCTGATAGATCCTACCCCTTGGACTTTCAAACCGCACCCAACGTAAGgttggaactggatctttatctgaagCCAGCATTCCCAACTATGTTTTACCTgccatatctccagttctgtatatcccagaaccacaaacctggtttgtaaaaattttttattgtcttctttaataaaataccaaaaaaacgtggttttagcttTTGTAGAGCCCAGGATATTGGTATCTGAATTAATGTTCCCTCTCCAGCCTCCGAGCCCGACGCACAGACTTTGGATGAGATTTTTTAAAGGTAAACAGGTGAAATCTCACATAAAAAGAGACAATTCTAAAAGTACGATTCATCCTCTACTTAAGGAGGCTGCTAgtttaaggggggggggtgtaggtgactGGATCCCTTTTAAGAGTGGATTGCTGAGGCCTGACCGCCGGAAGGGAGTCACCAAGTGCCCTACATGAAAGaagcaatgttgtgcaaaatTGGCCAGTGcttctttcatttttattttttcctttaagAGATGTGGATTTTTATTACAGACTGGCAGCCAGAATGTTGTTTGTCCCAGTGTGAATTGTAGTTGAAGGGTAAACCTTTATAAGCATTGTATGCTGCAGTGTGTGATAGGTCTATAAGCTGAACACTTACTAGGGGTCATTGGTGAAACGTGGCAGACGTGGCTGTGGGAAGCCATGCAGGTGACAGTAAAGAACATCAAAACAGTAGCAGCCCATTTCAGCTGTCACCACCAACTGCTCCCTTCCGCTTGTGATCCCATTAGGGCGGGAGAGTGGGGTGAGAGCACCTGGCCCCACCGTTTTGTCTTCGTGGGGTTGGCAGTTATGTGGGACTGGAGGCTGAACACTGCCAGCGGGAGAGGGGCACAATTTGGGCTTTTTCACTCCGCAGCAGCCTGAAGATGGCTTATTCTCTGTTGTTGACACGCAGCGTCTCTTCCCCATTCTGGGATACCCCCTGCAGGTAACAGACAATGTGTAAGCTCAGCTTGCTCTATCCAGATTTTACATGTTAGGACAGTCACATCGCTTTATGATGATGAGATGCTTTGGGTAGATACAACTTTAATATGTAATAGTTCTAAAATTTTCCAAGGTAATAAATTATCTATATTACCTTTATGGTAACAATTGCAGCAATTGGTGGCTTGGATTGATTTATTTGCTGTCATGTGAACATCCGTCTGAATGTAAAGGTTAAGCCTAAAGTTACCATCAGGCATTATGGAGGCGCCAGTGTCTATTCTGTCGCTGGCACAAATAGTAAAGGGGGTGTTttatgcagggagagcttgacttcagtgctaaattctcctcctccttgatacaactaattcacatctcacttctaagctgattttctggatgatgccaccaaacaggaccatgaaagaaacattatctgaaaggtgttcagctgcatgacaacatactagtagtggtttattaggtcaatatcaATATATTTATCCCTTTAAATTCACGCCTAACTCCAGGTCTTAAAGGGGAACTATCCATAAAAGAATAACCAACACATCAAGAAGGTATAATGTACTCTATCTGCTAGGAACCATCGCAAACAACCACAACGCTCATAGATATTGTTTTATATGACAATGCAAACATGTACTGATACTAAAAATAGAACAGAAttacaaaaatacaaacaaaaaacaatCATTATCAAACTTCAATGACAAAAACACAGAAAAGTTGCAACACTCATTTAACCCATCTAGAGTGGAATGTATCCAAAATATTTCTTGTTGTAGCAGGCAGCGCCTAATGCAGTCAGTGCTGTTTATCTCAACTTCATAAATCATACACTTTATGTTTCAATTCATGAGAATGTTTAGCCACTGTTGTCTCACCATAGTGTTTTTTTTAGTGGTCTCATGTGTCTCTTTCCTTGTCTTTATTCATTTTAGCCTCAAAAGACTTAAATCGCTGAGCGATGCTCGTTCAGCCTTAATTTCACAGGGCGAGTGGTCTCCCCTACATATATTTTACCACCGGGACATTTCTACAAGTACACCACATTGCTTGAATTGGGTGAGTCCTCTTTATACACACATTAagtttgctgaatattgcagcaaacacccatctctAACACCCGAGGTCAGTGCTAGCATAGTTTGCAGCTGTTAACCCCTGGATTGCCGCCAGCAAAGACAGTGTGTGCACCCAAGCCCTCTCCCCCCACCCCGCAGTCCCAGGCCACCCATTacgtgctgtgatcagtgctattttgaAACAATACATCCTGAGCTTACTTGAGGCTAgaggagaaggtgtgaacagaggTGGATAATCATTGGTGCTCCTGGTCTGGGCCCTGCAATTCTTCCTACTTAgtggaccctggaggaaagctacaataataatcccaatttctcctccccctgtctactgtattggtgtcctctggatgatgatacgattgaaagctgtgacaaagcagggagcaataagtcactGTTTAAACTGCTGTGTTGGCACTGTGtgataagtgggtttttgttgtagtttgggcacttggtcactAAAAgcttcaccatcactggcctaggggatCATGAGTGGGTGACGGACAGTGGGTTCCCCCACCATTGCCAGGTTCCAGGTCTTATGTTATACTTGGTGCAGTCACACGCACCGCTAGTACGGCGTTTACGTTGTTTTAGCGCACATGGGTGGGTCTCTACCTGATCGCAtgtatgtttctatggaaatgcatgtgatcagtaaccagaATCCGgtgcattaaaacaatgcaaggTAGAAGGTAGGTTAATGTCTTTTGAGACTTTGAAAGATATGTTTAATATAAATGACCaaaatttttataattatattcCGTTGATTCACAGAATAaagtctaggacagtggtggcgaaactatggcacgggtgccagaggaggcactccgagctctttctgtgggcactagggccattgccccagcacaccagacaggagtcAAAGAAtctccctgcagttccaaacaacttaaaagatgctgctttcagtgatattttaaagtgaagcgtacatgggactgtaggaagagggagaatgtgtagacaggaccaaattatctttggaggacctcctgctggccccatgattctctttgtacagagggacactggaataaagctgcaatgatgcaaattttccatcttatttttctactatgttggtgccctcaggaggccagtacaattgaacgttgttgaagaacagggagcaataagttactgctttatttttggttggcacctcgcaataaatgagggggctttggggttgcagtttgggcactctgtccctaaaaggttcaccatcactggtctaggagatAAGAAGAAGACACTAGAAGTTAGGTATTATCACGTAATAGATTATTTTGCAAAGCTTAATGGCGGGAAGAAACTAttatctaaaatatataaatatataatcacGAACTTAAAAAATGTAGAGTTTCACATAAGTAGAAGTAAGTGGGAAAGGGAAGTCGGTATATTATCAACAAAACAATGGTTAAGTATATTTCAAAACATGAACATAGTTAGCTCCAAATCAATCTGGGTAATTCAACTTAAAATTATATGTAGACCCTATTATCCCCCTGAGGCGGTAAATATCTTTAGGAAGACACACTCAGAAAAGTGCCTAAAATGTCAGGATCCAAAAGCGGACTTTCTCCACATGATGTAGAATTGTGTAGAAGTTTTAGAATTTTGGGAGGAAGTACACACGGAGGTCTGTCGAGCAACGAACTTGAGGGTCCCTATGACTCCTGATGTTTTGGTGCTTGGTAACACGAGTGATATTGTTGGCCCTATACAATTAATTAGATGGGTGGGGATGGCATTACAAGTAGCACGATGTACAATTGTTTATGTCTGGAAGTCCCCGAAAAAGCCTAATATAGTAGAGTGGGAAAATaggctaaataaaataaaaaaagtttgagGAGATTAAATTTGCAGACCTAGGGAAAGGTGAAATCTGGCAGAAAAAAATGGTTATGTGTGAAATAGAGCGGAATTTcttcttctccttttttttttttttttcttgactgagGGAGGGTGGGAATAGGGGAGGCATGGGCATTGTATTTCAATATATGATAAGACATTTATTGCATTCAGAATTGGATATCTGTATTGATAATTCTATATTGAATGTTAATGTTTAAATACTAAGGTTAGAATTAACAGTTTATAACTGGAAATATATAGTGTTTAGACTATTGCAGACTACAATAACATCGATATTTCACAATATGTATGTgatataaactgtatatatatctCTGACAGTGAATGTCTTCGATAATTcttgtttttattaattttgtatgcataaaatattaataaaaagatttaaaaaaaaacaaaaaaaaaaacaatgcaaggCACCGAATTCTGGTTACCGATTGCTTGCGTTATAGGCCAGGGCCCGTCCCAATACTCTGCATTTGTGAACAACTCGCCCAGTGAAACACGACCGTGTTCCGTCTATGAATGTGCTGACCCGATTTCAGGGACCCAATACAGAACAGAGGATGGCGCTTTAAACATCAGAGTGATATGTGATGACCCAGTTTCCACCTGAAACAACAGCAGCGAACAGTTATAATGATTACAATGGGATCCGGGTGGGCACACGGGATTCTGTGACCCATCACAGGCGTGTGCCGCTGTCACTGAGAGGAGTCCTTATTTCCCCTGCAGATACTGCTTTCTATAATACAGATCCATGTCATGCACTGACTGGCCTGGTCCTCCAGAGGCGCCCTACACTTTGCAGAGCCTTTATCTAATAGAGGGGGGTTCCTAGTAGGGATCCCCCAACCACTTATAACATCACAGTCTCCAGTATCCATGACTGGTTCATTAATGCATTAGAAGAACTCTGATACATGTATATGTAGGGTGAGACATGGCCCAGCATTGTCTGACAGCTCATTACCATATATCATAGCGGGTTGTCGTCGGGGTCGGATGCCTCATTAGTGATGACAGCTCACATCTGCACATCTGTTATAGATGAATAATGTCTGGCTGGCAGCTTACTGCACATCTATAATGTCAAAAGATATACAAGGTCTCACCCGCTCCACCCAGTGCTGGTTCCGGTTCCTTTTTTCTTCCACCCCCCGGGCCGGATTCTGCCATCCGCAGCCGAACCGAACCGGCCGGTAGATGCTAGAGCCCACAGAGagctaaaggacctttgatgatgtcatcaccatgTGGTCTATCACGTGCCGGGGAGATGCGAGCCTCCAGGCTATGCCTGATGAGTCAGGACGTGAGCAGAGAGTCCTTCACAGCAGAGCCGGGCGTGCGTGTCCTAGAGGCGCCGCAGAGCCGGGTGTACGAGTCCTAGGTGCTCCGCAGAGCCGGGTGTGCGAGTCCTAGGGGCGCCGCAGAGCCGGGCTTGCGTGTCGTAGAGGCGCCGCAGAGCCGGGTGTGCAGCTGGGTGTAGGCGCCTGTTCACATCTCAGTTCATATTTCATCAGTTTTTCTCTGCATCGGTTATTGTAAACTGAAACCAGGTGTGGAGGTTACACGGAGAGAAGGAATAATATTacatctgataaaaaaaaaaaagctgaatgtTAGTGCAGTGCGTGGTGTGTGCATACAGCGGAGTTGTCTGTAGTCAGCCATAGCATTATAGCtagattatatatattttattataattatggtgggATATGTTGGCACAGAAATCaaattaggcctcattcacacgcctgtctgggggacatatatatatatatatatatatatatatatatatatatatagccccattTATGTCCCCATACACGGCAATTGTAGTGGTGCCACACGTGTCGGGCTagcatatgtgtgtgtgcatatacccTTACCAAGGTACTACGCCACAAAATGTAGGACATTTTCCATATATTGCATTGAGTCAAATAGCAAAATTATACCAAAATGTGCGACAGAGTTTTAGACTGCGGCACTTGATTTAGCTTAAAGTTCCAGATGTGGATGTCAGAAAAAGTCATACACTTTTACACAATCGTGGTCCAGAGAAGGTGGAGTCAAGGGGTTGCTTTAACATTTTAGACTTGTGTGCAATATTTGAGATTTCTCAAGAAACTACAGACTCGCATGCCTCAACCACTACGATAAATCAGGCAGGCCAAAATAATTCAAACGTTTCCAGACTTAAGATAAATGCCACcgtgtgtgctcaccatacctgTGACCAGGGGCCTTTGACCTGTATGAGGGCTGATCTCgagaacggtcatgtgcatgagaccttagGCTCTAGGTTGGCACAGAGAAAAGGACATGTGGTCCACACAGTAGAGGAAGTATGGACCGGTTCTGTGACCAGACGGGGTCTAGAGGCAAGCGTTTTATAAAAGTAATCAGTAATACACAATGGCCCATGGCAGTCTGAATCCAACCCTGCAGACAGCATTGAATCACTCAAATGATTTACATCTCTATATTTGACTGTGGATGAATTCCAAACAGAACCTTAAAGGACATCGATCACCAGATCAGaggtgtgcccctctggcaggatcagctgttctcttagcttcttatgccccaggtttttaaaaaaatttttttaaggcttttaaaactatgcaattgagcctgaggggctccaggtttcataTGAGTtaataggctcatttgcataatatttttcAATATGTAATATTTTTCAACATGTAATTGGTGCACAAATTGTGCTATACACAGGGATGTTAGATTGTGTTAAAAGAGGTTAAGAATGGTGAAATAGAACCCCATACAACAGCTGTTACAGCTACTGTACATCAAAACCAACAGTTATACAACCTGGTAATGAAAATATAGAGTtaatacaaaagttttttttctaaaatgattGCCATGTTACACAAACCAAAACGATGAAGAGAATTGTAAGGGTATATGTCCCCATCGCAGGTCatctttataaagaatggctggacaattatacaagctctttaccttgtgtcaccccctcatccccagactgtaagctcttgtgtcaccccctcatcctcatagactgtaagctcttgtgtcaccccctcatcctcatagactgtaagctcttgtgtcaccccctcatcctcatagactgtaagctcttgtgtcaccccctcatcctcatagactgtaagctcttgtgtcaccacctcatcctcatagactgtaagctcttgtgtcacccctcatcctcatagacggtaagctcttgtgaccaaagtcatcatcactcctattgttccatgacTGTTTTTACTCTATTTATTAGTCTATTTGTACatggtctcccccccccccccccaataatttgCAAAGCACTACTAGGGGATATGATGGCGCAATATAAAGATTATGGGATTGTTACATTTTAAGTGGCTACTAAGTGCTTCAAGCTATACAATGAAAAAAAGAGTGAATCTAGTGCAGCAATGGCCAATCTTGTGTGAAAATAAAACACACAGGAATTATTCAGGTGGTGTCACTTTTAGACAAAACCATCATTTTGTGATTGCTATTGCTTAGCAATGACTGAGGAGGGGTACACCGGCAGATAATGGCTGGTGTGTAAGGCGCACATACCTTCAgttgactctcctatcccccccggTAGTTACTGGAATGGACCTTGGACCAGCCACCTGCCTGACACCTGTAGGACATAGTTCTAGCATAGTTCATCCCAATGCTTGTATTCACCACAAGAGAACATTCCTTTATTCTTTATAAAGGGGGAAGGTAGTCACCCTTTTTGGTCTCCTTTTCAGTAAATCCTTGTATTATCCATGAAATGACAATTCAgacttttttaaattaaaaacaacAGCTGGGTGTTCTTATCGCCTTGGTGTGATACCCTGTCACTTTCAGAATTATTCACCATTTTCCTGCAGGAATAAGAGCAGTTAAAAGTAAAGGCAATCCTGTTCTGATATCAGGAATATGTCAGGAGAGACGGGATCAGTCCTCTTCAATAAACATacacattttatgttttttttttctcattacagATCACATTCactattttttttgttaaaaaaaacaaaaattgaagAAGTGAAAGCGTTTGTTGAAAGGCATTACAAATAAATACATGATGAGTTTTGTCCAGTACGGATTTATAGAAATACTAGAGAAGAAAGCATAAGCAGTTAcataaaaatgaaatgtagagGGTATGTACAtgagtgttttttttgtgttttttgattATTTTAAAACACAGACACATAATCAGGTCACTACAGTTAACagcaatacaatgacagattctgCGAGTGAATGTGTGGCATCTTAAAAAGGATTCTCTTCAAAATATGGAGCACAAATAAGAATCACTTTTGAAGTGTGTGCACATAGGggtgaaaaaaaaacagcactATACACAAGCATGTGTCACACACACTAAAAATTAGTTCCCATACACAGCACCAGGTAATAAATGACAGGTTTCCCCTCACGGCAGAGGAAGTATTGAAGtgtccaaaaaaagaaaataaaaactgagcCATCAGTCCTGAAGCAGGCCAAGAATACAGGAATGACGCATTACTAGGTTCATTccagtttcttaaaaaaaaaaattaggatatATACATTTTAGGTGAATGGTCTGCTGTCACTAGAGCAACCCTACGTGAGCAGCTGCAAGTACGCTATGGTCTTGGGTAAACTGGAAATGGCGCATCGTCCTCCGCTCAAACTTTGTCTTTGTGTTTCACTTTTGAAAGCCTGCGTGATGTGCCGCTTTTGTTCAGTAATTTGAGGACCCGATCCTTGTGATCAAGTACTTTAAGCATGCAGTCCCGGGATTCTGTAATCTGATCCATCACTAGTTTACACCGCTGCATGTTACCCTGCAAAAAAAGGAAGAATAAAAAGAGTATAATTACATCCACATCACTCACTGtatgtacatattatacacaaatatatctacatacacatactatatatttTGGACTGTAACACACACCTTAGATTCAGTGTTCCAAAGGAAAGAAAAATATTTGactccaattaaaaaaaaaaaaatgttggtctggcataagcacagcacacacagctctgctacataaatTCATATGAACACATTCGGTAGTGCTACATCCATGCACACATAGCTCTTGTTCATTTCCAGGGGATAACTTCTTCTCTGACCCATCCCCTGGCACGATGAAAggggtttaaaggacacctgtcaccactaccttatggagcagc contains the following coding sequences:
- the AMMECR1L gene encoding AMMECR1-like protein, which produces MGKRRCVSTTENKPSSGCCGVKKPKLCPSPAGSVQPPVPHNCQPHEDKTVGPGALTPLSRPNGITSGREQLVVTAEMGCYCFDVLYCHLHGFPQPRLPRFTNDPYPLFVTWKAGRDKRLRGCIGTFSAMNLHSGLREYTLTSALKDSRFPPLTREELPKLSCSVSLLTNFEDVGDFLDWEVGIHGIRIEFVNEKGVKRTATYLPEVAKEQDWDHIQTIDSLLRKGGFKAPITNEFRKSIKLTRYRSEKVTISYTEYMASRQNAQQNGTVHALPHYTHYS